The genomic stretch TTTTGCTTATAGCCGGTACATACACACCGATTACTCTGTATATTCTTGGTGGTGTTACAGGTTGGATACTGTTTTCTGTTGTGTGGGTTGCATCAATTATCGGCATAACACTAAATTCAATTAATATGGAAAAGGCAAAGATTCCTTCTCTTGTTTGTTACATTGCTACAGGTTGGGTTATTATCTTCGCCATAAAGCCACTGATTGCAAAAGTACCTTTCCTTTCTGCATTATTTCTTGTGCTTGGTGGTATAATTTATACTGTTGGTATTGTGTTTTATGTAATTAAAAAGGTGAAATACTTCCATCCCATATGGCATATTTTCACTATACTTGGCAGTGCATTTCACTACTTCTCAATCTTAATAGCAATTATAAAAATGTAATATAAACGAAAAATTAAGGCTGATACTTTATTGTATCAGCCGTTTTTTGTATAAGAAAAGCCAAGACTATTTAGTAGCCTTGGCTTAGGATTATAAAAATTTAAAAGTTATAAGTAATTTAATTATGCTAATGCTTTCTTTAGTTCTTCTACCTTATCGGTATCTTCCCACTTAACATTAAGGTCTGTTCTGCCCATATGACCATAAGCAGCAGTAGGTAGGAACTTAGTATTACGAAGGTTAAGTTCTTCAATAATAGCAGCCGGACGGCAATCAAATACCTTCTTAACAGCATTTGCTATTTCACTATTACTATACTTACTTGTATCGAAAGTATCTACCATAATTGAAACAGGCTTTGCAACACCGATTGCATAAGCAAGTTGTACTTCACATATGCTAGCAATACCTGAGGCAACGATGTTCTTAGCAATATATCTTGCATAGTAAGCAGCACTACGGTCAACCTTAGTTGGGTCTTTACCTGAGAATGCACCACCACCATGACGACCATAACCACCGTATGTGTCAACAATAATCTTTCTGCCTGTTAGACCTGAGTCACCGGCAGGACCACCGATAACAAATCTGCCTGTTGGGTTTACAAGAATTCTTGTGTCATCTGTTAGTAGGTTTTCAGGGATAATTGGCTTGATAACATACTTGATTAAATCATTTCTAATCTGTTCAAGTGTAACATCTTCATCATGTTGAGTAGAGATAACAACTGTGTCAATGCTAACAACCTTGCCATCTTCATAAAGAGCAGTAACCTGAGTTTTGCCGTCAGGACGAAGATACTTTAGTGTACCGTTCTTTCTAACCTCAGTTAACTTCTTAGCCAGTTTGTGAGATAGTGAAATAGTTAGTGGCATTAGTTCTTCTGTTTCGTCACAAGCATAACCAAACATCATACCCTGGTCACCTGCACCAAACTGATTGTACTTGTCTTCTTCACCGTCTTTTAGTTCGTAACTTTCGTTAACACCCATTGCAATGTCAGGTGACTGTGTTGTAATCATATTGTTGATTTTGCAGTTATGACCGTTAAATAGAAGTTCATCTCTGTCATAACCGATTTCATTAATTACATTTCTTGTAACTGCTTCATAATCAACTTTAGCAGTTGTACTGATTTCGCCCATAATGTTTACGATACCGGCAACTGCTGTTGTTTCACAAGCTACATGAGCCATATTGTCTTGTTCAAAAATTGCATCAAGAATTGCGTCACTAATCTGGTCACAAACTTTGTCAGGATGTCCTTCAGTAACTGATTCTGATGTAAATAAATACTTTCCCATATCTATACTCCTTTTCTTATATTTCTTACCACAAAAAAAGCCACCGTGAAAGACGGTGGCTTAATACTCATCTTTCGGTTATACCGCAGGAATTAGCACCTTGCTTTTCGCAGGTTGCCGGACTTCATAGGGCCTGTCCCTCAGTCGCTCTTGATAAGAAAATATTTAATTTTTCTACCTTCATAGTGTAACACATAGTAAATATAATGTCAACTGTCGGAATAAATTGTCAGTTATTCTGCTGAAGAAGTGCTTTCAGAAGTAGGTTCTGTTGTGCTTTCTGCTACACTTTCTGTAGTATTTTCTTCAGTAGAGTTTTCTTCTGTGTTAATGGATGGGTTTGTGTTGTCATCATCCATTGTTTCAAAGTTACCACCGTAGTTGTTAACAATTTCAACAACCTTGTTGTATGTAGAAGCATTTGCATCATTGTTGATTAGAGATATTGTAGGGTCTGTTTCCTTTGACAATCTGTTATTTAATTCATCAACACTACTTAGCACTTCACCGTTATATGTTACTGTATCACCTGAAACAGTAATTGCAACAAGTGTTTCGTGGATTGAAGTGGAAGAAGTAGGTTCTGCACTGTCTGACATAGGTAGTAGGTTTTGAATATCTTCCTTAGTTGGAATGTGTCCAAAGTAAGCGTAAACACCACCACATAAAGCACCTAGGATAATAATGATAACAACAAATGTTTTTAGTCCTGTATGCTTTTTCTTTTCGGAATGGCCTTTATTTTTGTCACTTTTCTTAGAAGATTTTTCAGCTTTTCTGTCACTTGATTTACTGTTATCTCTTCTGTTACTGCTGTGACTTTCGTGACTAATGTGACTATCGTGGCTACTGTGTCCTCTGTCCTTTTTCTTAGACTTTTTCTTTTTGTCCTTAGAACCTTTGGAACTTTTACTGCTTGAACTTCTGCTACCTGAACTGCCGGAACTTCTGTTACTTCTGCTTTCACCACTATCGTTAGTATCAGCAGAGTAACTGCCCTGTGGTTCTTTAGTTTCAGGTGTAACTTCTTCAGTTTCTATATTTTCAGCATATGTATTTCTTCTAGGGCTATTGCTCTTTAGTTCTCTTGAAGAACTGTTGTCAAATACATATTCATCTTCGTTATTATCAATAGGTTCATCACTAAAGAAGTCAATCTGTTGTTTTGCTTTTCTTTGTTCGGCTAAGATTTTGTCAACTTCATCATCAATGTTAGTCATATCAGTTTTGAAGTCATCAAAAGATGTTTCTTTGTTTTCATCTTCAAAATAGCCGTGTGTACCTTTTTTTGCCATACTATCAACTCCTTTAATCAAATATATCACATTTTTGTGATTACTTCAACTGTTATTGTGTGTTCTTTTTTTGAAAAAATTAGGGAAGTTACATAGAAACTGTAACTTCCCTTTGTGTTAAAGTGATAAATTTTTAAGATACTTTATCAAACTGACTGTTGTATAGGTCTGCATAATAACCACCCTTTGCAAGTAGTTCTTCATGAGTACCTTGTTCAACAATGTCCCCATCTTTCATAAATAGGATTAAGTCAGCATTCTTGATTGTTGAAAGTCTGTGAGCAATAACAAAACTTGTTCTGCCTTCCATTAGGTTATCCATAGCCTTTTGGATAAATGCCTCTGTTCTTGTATCAACTGAAGAAGTAGCTTCATCAAGAATAAGAATCTTAGGGTCGGCAAGAATTGTTCTTGCAATAGTTAATAACTGCTTTTGACCTTGGCTAACATTAGATGCTTCTTCATTTAGAACCATATTATAGCCATCAGGTAGGTGCTTAACAAAGTCATCAACATGAGCAGCCTTTGCAGCTTTTACAACATCTTCATCACTTGCATCCAACTTACCGTAACGAATGTTCTCCATAATTGAACCTTTAAATAGCCATGTATCTTGAAGAACCATACCGTAAAGTTCTCTTAGTTCTCTTCTGTCAAAGTCATTAATGTTGTGTTCATCAACTAAGATGCTACCACCGTTTAGGTCATAGAATCTCATCAGTAGCTTAACCATTGTTGTTTTACCTGCACCTGTAGGGCCAACAATAGCAATCTTCTGACCTTGCTTAACTTTAGCTGAGAAGTCGTGAATAATAATTTTGTCCTCGTTGTAACCGAATTTTACATGGTCGAATGTTACATTACCTGTGATTTCATCAACAGTAACATTTTCACCGTTAGGCTTTTTGCAATGGTTTTCAGCCTCTTGTGACTCTTCCTTTTCACCGATAAATTCAAAAATTCTTTCAGCTGATGCAGTCATTTGCTGAATCATATTACTTACTTGAGCAAGTTGCTGAATAGGCATTGTAAACTGTCTTACATACTGAATAAATGACTGAATGTCACCAACTGTAATTGTACCTTGAATAGCTAGGTAGCCACCAAGCACTGCAATTGCACCGTAAGCTAAGTTACCGATTACCTGCATAATAGGACCTGCTAAACCTGAGAAGAACTGGCTCTTCCATGCTGATTTATAAAGCATATTGTTGGACTTTTCAAATTCTTCAACATTTCTGTCAACTGTGTTAAAAGCCTGAACAATGTTAACACCACTGATTGTTTCTTCAACTTGACCGTTAACATGACCTAGGTAATCTTGCTGATTTCTAAAGTGTTTCTGAGAAATCTTGAAAATAAGTGAAATAAAGATTAGTGCAACCGGTAGAATAACTAAGGCAATAAGTGTCATCATCCAGTTAATACTAAACATCATATATAGCACACCGATAATTGTTGAAATTGATGTTACTGCCTGAGTTGCAACCTGGTTTAAACTTGTGCAAAGAGTATCAACATCATTTGTGATGATAGATAGTGTTTCACCTGTTTGGTGTCTGTCAAAGTAGTTCATAGGAAGAAGATTGATTTTGTATGAAATATCTCTTCTTAATCTATAACCAACCTTCTGAGTTACTGTACTCATTAGGAAGTTCTGAACAAAACCACAAACTGAACTTGTAATATAGATACAAAGCAGTCCGATTAAGATACCGGCAATTTTACCGAAATCAATACCTGAACCACCGGAATACTTACTCATAATTCCGTTGAAAAGTTCTGTTGTTGCATTACCTAAAATCTTAGGTCCTATAACATTGAAAACTGTACTTGCAATGGCGAAAATTACAACAATGAGTATGGCAAACTTGTAGTTGCCGATATATTTAAAAAGGCTTTTGATAGAACCCTTAAAGTCTTTTGCTTTAGCTGTTCCCATCATTCTTCCTTGTGGACCTCTACCACCTCTAGGTCCTCCCATAGGCATAGGCATTACTGTAATTCCTCCTTTGACAACTGACTTTCTGCAATGTCACGATAAACCTGACAGTTTTTCAGTAGTTCTTTGTGTGTACCCTTACCAACGATTTTACCGTTGTCAAGTACAAGTATCTGTTCAGCATTTAGAACTGTGCTGATTCTTTGAGCAACAATAAGGATTGTGCTATTCTTAATATTTTCGCTAAGTGCCTTTCTTACTGCAACATCAGTCTTAAAGTCCAGTGCTGAGAAACTGTCGTCAAAGATTAGCACTTCAGGTTCATTTGCAATAGCTCTTGCAATTGATAGTCTCTGTCTTTGACCACCGGAAACATTAGTACCACCTTGGCTAATGTGTGTTTCATATTTCTTAGGCTTTTCATTGATAAATTCTGTTGCGTGAGCAATCTCTGCTGCTTTTTCAATTTTTTCCATTGGTAGGTCTTCATTTGCAAAAGCAATGTTGGACTTAATAGTACCTGAGAATAACATACCTTTCTGTGGTACATAACCGATTTTATCTCTTAAATCAGTTAATTTAACATCCTTAATATCTTGACCGTCAACTGTAACAGAACCCTTAGTTGTATCGTAAAATCTTGGGATAAGGTTGATAAGTGTACTCTTACCACTACCTGTTGAACCGATAATAGCAGTAGTTTCCCCAGGCTTTGCAGTAAAGCTAATATCCTTTAGTACAGGTTCTTCTGCTCCCGGATAAGTAAAAGTTACATCCTTAAATTCAACAACACCCTTTTGCTTTTCTTCAAACTGCTTAGGGTTTTCAGGGTTGTGGATTGTAATTTCTGTATCGTAAATTTCACCAAGTCTTTTTGCTGAAACAAATGCTCTCGGAATCATAATACTTGCCATACAAATCATTAGGAATGACATAATAATCTGCATTGTATATTGGATATATGCCATAATGTCACCAACCTGCATATTACCTGCATTAGTTTCATTAGCACCAACCCAAACAATAAGTACTGTTGTACCGTTCATAATGAACATCATAGCCGGCATCATAATTGCCATAACTCTGTTGACAAATAGGTTAGTCTTTGTAAGAGTTTTGTTTGCATCATCAAATCTTTCATTTTCGTGGTCTTCACGGCTAAATGCTCTGATAACAGGTAGACCTGTAAGAATTTCTCTTGATACTAGGTTTACCTTATCAACCAACTTTTGAAGTGCAGTAAACTTTGGCATTGCTATTGTCATTAGTGTTGCAACAAGTACAAGGATAACACCAACTGCTAATGCAATAACCCATACCATACCGGAACTCATATTAGTTACCTTTAGTAATGCACCGATACCTAAGATTGGAGCATAGATAATCATTCTTAGCATCATTACAATAACCATCTGGATTTGCTGAATATCATTTGTACATCTTGTAATTAGGGATGCATTACTAAATTTGTTTGATTCACTTGCTGAGAAGTTGATAATTTGGTTATATGCATGACTTCTAATATCCTTAGAAAATCTAGCACCGATAATTGATGCAAGTAGAGAAACAGCAATCATACATACAAAGATTACACCGGCATAACCAAGCATTAATGTACCTGCTTTAAATAGGTAATTCATTCTTACTTGGTCGGTATCAACACCGGCAGACTTCATAAGACTTTCTGTATATGGTGTTACAACCTGTGTGATTGTGTCTTCCCCAAGTTTGTCAAATGCCTTTAGCTTGTCGTTCATTACATCGGTAATTTGACTCATAGTGTTTTCGCTGAATAAAGGCAAAATCTCAAACATATCAACTGAGTCACCCTTTTGGGACTTCTTGTTGATTTCCATAAACTTCATTTGGTTTTCAGGTGTCATTTCTTTAACACCCTTTTCCATAATCTTTTGGAAGTCCTTGTTGTCAATCTTGCCACTTACTGAGTCGGAAGAAAGTTCGCCTTTCTCACCTTTTTCTAACATATAAGTGATAAGCATAGGCTTTGTTAGCTTATCGGCAAGTTTATCGGCGTTTTCATCGCTGATATTTTCCTTTAATGTAAGAATATCTTTGTTTTTGTACTTCTCACTTTTATACTGAGAATTTACAAAGTCTTTGTCATTTTTTTCCATAAAAAGCTCTATTTTATCCATTTCGCTTTTTGGAGCTTTATCCGGTGTAACAGTTTCAATACCGGACTGCTGAATACCAACATTGACAATATTACTCATATATGTTGGCAATGATAAGTCACAATAAGCCTGAATTACTAGCAAAATTACAACGAAAATAATAGGAATGATTGCAGGTTTAAAGTGCTTTAGTAACTTCTTCAATATATTCACCTCTTATTTAGTTCAGTATATAGATTTTAACACTATTTAAGGATATGTACAATGTATATTTTAAATTCAATGTTCATTATTTTGCACAAGAAATAAACCGTTTAGTTGTACATAATGCCGAAAATAATAATCATTTCTGTTTTATTGATATTTATTTTAAGTTATGGCTATTCTTAACAATTATTTTATTGAAAAATAACATATATAATTCTATACTAGAATAAAAATATGAATAAAATGTGATATTCTATCTTTAATTAAGAAAGAGAGGCATTAATTATGATTAAAGAAGTAACAAAAGATATTACATATGTTGGTTGTGATGATAAAACTCTTGATTTGTTTGAAAGTCAGTATATAATTCCTAACGGTATTGCATATAATGCTTATGTAATTATGGATGAAAATATTGCACTTATTGATACAGTTGATAAAAGAAAAACCGGTGAATGGCTTGAAAATGTTGAGAAAGTTCTTGATGGTAAGACACCTAAGTATCTAATTGTAAACCATATGGAACCTGACCATTCCGGTTCTGTAGAGGCTTGTATCAAGAAGTATCCTGAAATCACTTTAGTAGGCAACAAGAAGACTTTCCTATTCCTAAAGCAGTTTACAGGTCTTGACCTAGAAGCAACTTCAAAGGTTGTTGCCGAAGGTGATACTCTTGAACTTGGTACACACACACTTAGCTTTGTATTTGCACCAATGGTTCATTGGCCTGAAGTTATGGTTACATATGACAGCACAGATAAGGTTCTGTTCTCTGCTGATGCATTCGGTAAGTTCGGTGCATTAGATACTGATGAAGATTGGGCTTGTGAGGCTAGAAGATACTACTTTAACATTGTAGGTAAGTATGGTGTGCCTGTACAAGGACTACTAAAGAAAGCATCAAAACTTGATATTCAGATTATCTGTCCTACTCATGGTCCTGTTTTA from Ruminococcus bovis encodes the following:
- the trhA gene encoding PAQR family membrane homeostasis protein TrhA, giving the protein MGKIKRKYTLGEEIFSSVSHGVGACLSIAGTVVLLVFSVIYGNALAVVSSAIYGASLIILYTMSTLYHSFTNEKVKHFFQIMDHNTIFLLIAGTYTPITLYILGGVTGWILFSVVWVASIIGITLNSINMEKAKIPSLVCYIATGWVIIFAIKPLIAKVPFLSALFLVLGGIIYTVGIVFYVIKKVKYFHPIWHIFTILGSAFHYFSILIAIIKM
- the metK gene encoding methionine adenosyltransferase, whose protein sequence is MGKYLFTSESVTEGHPDKVCDQISDAILDAIFEQDNMAHVACETTAVAGIVNIMGEISTTAKVDYEAVTRNVINEIGYDRDELLFNGHNCKINNMITTQSPDIAMGVNESYELKDGEEDKYNQFGAGDQGMMFGYACDETEELMPLTISLSHKLAKKLTEVRKNGTLKYLRPDGKTQVTALYEDGKVVSIDTVVISTQHDEDVTLEQIRNDLIKYVIKPIIPENLLTDDTRILVNPTGRFVIGGPAGDSGLTGRKIIVDTYGGYGRHGGGAFSGKDPTKVDRSAAYYARYIAKNIVASGIASICEVQLAYAIGVAKPVSIMVDTFDTSKYSNSEIANAVKKVFDCRPAAIIEELNLRNTKFLPTAAYGHMGRTDLNVKWEDTDKVEELKKALA
- a CDS encoding ABC transporter ATP-binding protein, with translation MPMPMGGPRGGRGPQGRMMGTAKAKDFKGSIKSLFKYIGNYKFAILIVVIFAIASTVFNVIGPKILGNATTELFNGIMSKYSGGSGIDFGKIAGILIGLLCIYITSSVCGFVQNFLMSTVTQKVGYRLRRDISYKINLLPMNYFDRHQTGETLSIITNDVDTLCTSLNQVATQAVTSISTIIGVLYMMFSINWMMTLIALVILPVALIFISLIFKISQKHFRNQQDYLGHVNGQVEETISGVNIVQAFNTVDRNVEEFEKSNNMLYKSAWKSQFFSGLAGPIMQVIGNLAYGAIAVLGGYLAIQGTITVGDIQSFIQYVRQFTMPIQQLAQVSNMIQQMTASAERIFEFIGEKEESQEAENHCKKPNGENVTVDEITGNVTFDHVKFGYNEDKIIIHDFSAKVKQGQKIAIVGPTGAGKTTMVKLLMRFYDLNGGSILVDEHNINDFDRRELRELYGMVLQDTWLFKGSIMENIRYGKLDASDEDVVKAAKAAHVDDFVKHLPDGYNMVLNEEASNVSQGQKQLLTIARTILADPKILILDEATSSVDTRTEAFIQKAMDNLMEGRTSFVIAHRLSTIKNADLILFMKDGDIVEQGTHEELLAKGGYYADLYNSQFDKVS
- a CDS encoding ABC transporter ATP-binding protein, with amino-acid sequence MKKLLKHFKPAIIPIIFVVILLVIQAYCDLSLPTYMSNIVNVGIQQSGIETVTPDKAPKSEMDKIELFMEKNDKDFVNSQYKSEKYKNKDILTLKENISDENADKLADKLTKPMLITYMLEKGEKGELSSDSVSGKIDNKDFQKIMEKGVKEMTPENQMKFMEINKKSQKGDSVDMFEILPLFSENTMSQITDVMNDKLKAFDKLGEDTITQVVTPYTESLMKSAGVDTDQVRMNYLFKAGTLMLGYAGVIFVCMIAVSLLASIIGARFSKDIRSHAYNQIINFSASESNKFSNASLITRCTNDIQQIQMVIVMMLRMIIYAPILGIGALLKVTNMSSGMVWVIALAVGVILVLVATLMTIAMPKFTALQKLVDKVNLVSREILTGLPVIRAFSREDHENERFDDANKTLTKTNLFVNRVMAIMMPAMMFIMNGTTVLIVWVGANETNAGNMQVGDIMAYIQYTMQIIMSFLMICMASIMIPRAFVSAKRLGEIYDTEITIHNPENPKQFEEKQKGVVEFKDVTFTYPGAEEPVLKDISFTAKPGETTAIIGSTGSGKSTLINLIPRFYDTTKGSVTVDGQDIKDVKLTDLRDKIGYVPQKGMLFSGTIKSNIAFANEDLPMEKIEKAAEIAHATEFINEKPKKYETHISQGGTNVSGGQRQRLSIARAIANEPEVLIFDDSFSALDFKTDVAVRKALSENIKNSTILIVAQRISTVLNAEQILVLDNGKIVGKGTHKELLKNCQVYRDIAESQLSKEELQ
- a CDS encoding FprA family A-type flavoprotein — its product is MIKEVTKDITYVGCDDKTLDLFESQYIIPNGIAYNAYVIMDENIALIDTVDKRKTGEWLENVEKVLDGKTPKYLIVNHMEPDHSGSVEACIKKYPEITLVGNKKTFLFLKQFTGLDLEATSKVVAEGDTLELGTHTLSFVFAPMVHWPEVMVTYDSTDKVLFSADAFGKFGALDTDEDWACEARRYYFNIVGKYGVPVQGLLKKASKLDIQIICPTHGPVLTENLDYYLDLYNTWSTYQAETDGVFVAYCSIHGNTTEAVGKLEEILKSKTDKKVVVTDLSRCDMAEAIEDAFRYSKLIVAAPSYDAGVFPVMADFLHHLKIKAYQNRKVAIVENGSWAPTAARTMKGYLEEMKNVTICDTVVTIKSRATEDTYKEMEKLADEILA